One Cicer arietinum cultivar CDC Frontier isolate Library 1 chromosome 8, Cicar.CDCFrontier_v2.0, whole genome shotgun sequence DNA segment encodes these proteins:
- the LOC101507159 gene encoding ninja-family protein mc410, translating to MEDESGIELSLGLSCGGSSTKPKSKNGSSSDTRAEEAGRGGKMVDDFKSMFNTDPQKPESIAGTRRSDSSKPEENFFSDLSKVKEDNASLNLNGRGYLVANNNNNNKPIEIEENKRLEVVNKRRMSFDDIRNQKKHDSDVHHVDMHDRARTSHISLTEDGSTAENEDVADSEADNSTSRPLSHHSDGSKGFIRVGGASSDAPKEVRGVADSSANGQKRYTPSTEKDFKHANMNYSGASFSAQQVNMMMGVPYSTVKESNLVGGPNPQMPGVMHVMPTSTGERAGAQSVSNGSLPMMFGYSSVQLPMLDKDSSWGLASRPQQLHPSFAGRGPTNSASAALHLNNISEAMPYEGRPLERTKGDGKQRAAEESSFSQPEDMKGSSTNLRAKDVSEHSKGEGSTIDFSNIKPGLAADVKFGGCGSYPNLPWVSTTGSNGRTISGVTYRYSTNQIRIVCACHGSHMTPEDFVRHANDDQANSDGNAVLGTVANGNPGASSHS from the exons ATGGAGGACGAGAGCGGGATTGAGCTCAGTTTGGGTTTATCTTGTGGTGGTTCATCAACCAAACCCAAGAGTAAGAATGGAAGCTCCTCGGATACTAGGGCAGAAGAAGCCGGTAGAGGTGGCAAGATGGTGGATGATTTCAAAAGCATGTTTAATACTGATCCTCAGAAGCCAGAATCAATTGCTGGTACTCGAAGGAGCGATTCCTCGAAACCTGAAGAGAACTTCTTTAGTGACCTTTCAAAGGTCAAAGAAGATAATGCTTCTTTGAATTTAAACGGGAGAGGATATCTGGTTGcaaacaacaataacaacaataaaCCTATTGAAATTGAGGAAAATAAACGGTTAGAGGTAGTAAATAAGCGAAGAATGTCTTTTGATGACATACGTAATCAAAAGAAGCACGACAGCGATGTTCATCATGTTGATATGCATGACAGGGCAAGAACATCTCATATTTCTTTAACAGAAGATGGCTCAACTGCAGAAAATGAAGATGTTGCTGATTCTGAAGCTGATAACTCTACCTCGAGGCCTCTCTCACACCATAGTGATGGTTCCAAAGGATTCATCAGAGTCGGTGGTGCTTCTTCTGATGCTCCCAAAGAGGTACGCGGAGTCGCTGACTCAAGCGCCAACGGGCAGAAGAGATATACTCCATCCACCGAAAAAGATTTTAAACATGCAAACATGAATTATAGTGGTGCTTCCTTCTCTGCTCAACAAGTAAATATGATGATGGGTGTACCTTACTCTACAGTAAAAGAGTCCAACTTGGTTGGTGGACCGAACCCTCAAATGCCTGGAGTGATGCACGTGATGCCTACTTCCACCGGTGAACGTGCGGGAGCTCAATCTGTGAGTAATGGAAGCTTGCCAATGATGTTTGGATATTCTTCTGTTCAGCTTCCCATGTTGGATAAGGATAGCTCATGGGGATTGGCTTCTCGTCCACAACAGTTACATCCTTCCTTTGCTGGGAGAGGTCCAACTAACTCAG CTTCAGCTGCGTTACACCTAAACAATATATCCGAGGCCATGCCATATGAAGGAAGGCCACTAGAACGAACCAAAGGTGACGGAAAACAGCGTGCCGCTGAAGAAAGCTCATTCTCACAACCTGAAGATATGAAAGGAAGCAGCACAAACCTCAGGGCCAAAGATGTATCCGAACATTCGAAAGGAGAAGGTTCGACCATTGACTTTTCAAATATTAAGCCGGGACTCGCTGCAGATGTGAAATTTGGAGGATGCGGTTCATACCCAAATCTACCTTGGGTATCCACCACAGGCTCAAATGGAAGAACAATATCAGGTGTTACTTACAGGTACAGCACTAACCAAATCAGAATTGTTTGTGCATGTCATGGCTCTCACATGACCCCCGAGGATTTCGTTCGCCATGCAAACGACGATCAAGCCAATTCAGATGGCAATGCAGTTTTGGGAACCGTAGCAAACGGAAATCCAGGTGCCTCTTCTCACAGTTAG
- the LOC101506270 gene encoding casein kinase 1-like protein 3, producing the protein MDRIIGEKFKLGRKIGSGSFGEIYLATHIDTFEIVAVKIETGKTKHPQLLYEAKLYNILQGGSGIPSIRWSGVDGEDNVLVMDLLGPSLEDLFVYCGRKFSLKTVLMLADQMMTRIEYVHSKGFLHRDIKPDNFLMGLGRKANLVYVIDFGLAKRYRDSTTNRHIPYRENKNLTGTARYASCNTHLGIEQSRRDDLESLGYVLLYFLRGSLPWQNLKAATKKQKYDKICEKKVSTPIEVLCKSHPVEFASYFHYCHSLTFDQRPDYGFLRRLFRELFAREGYTFDYVFDWTILKYQQSLKSRVQPHISPVPLASNDRAMPMDVDNQQGAVSTEQIKSGHTTSSGVKFQFKSPVGKNLGSENPLGKNIFGEATIPSTSYAFEASRRNSLKPAVSTEAANHRHGQGSSKIGPSSSRISSVLHISSAK; encoded by the exons ATGGATCGCATCATCGGCGAAAAATTCAAGTTAGGTCGTAAGATCGGTAGCGGATCCTTCGGTGAAATCTACCTcg CAACTCATATTGATACCTTTGAGATCGTCGCCGTCAAGATC GAGACTGGTAAAACGAAGCATCCGCAATTGCTTTATGAAGCTAAGCTCTATAATATTCTTCAAGGAGGaa GTGGCATCCCAAGCATAAGATGGAGTGGTGTAGACGGGGAAGACAACGTGCTTGTTATGGATTTGCTGGGGCCTAGTCTCGAGGATCTTTTTGTTTATTGTGGAAGAAAGTTCTCCCTCAAAACTGTCTTGATGTTGGCTGATCAAATG ATGACCAGAATAGAATATGTGCATTCTAAAGGATTCCTACATAGGGATATAAAACCGGATAACTTTCTCATGGGACTTGGTCGGAAGGCAAACCTG GTTTACGTAATTGATTTTGGGCTTGCAAAACGGTATCGGGACTCTACAACCAATCGCCACATCCCCTACAG GGAGAACAAAAACTTAACAGGGACTGCACGGTATGCAAGCTGCAATACTCATCTTGGCATTG AGCAAAGCCGGCGGGATGATTTGGAGTCACTGGGGTATGTGCTTCTGTATTTCCTCAGAGGAAG CCTTCCATGGCAAAACCTAAAGGCTGCGACAAAGAAGCAAAAGTATGATAAGATATGCGAAAAGAAAGTATCAACTCCTATTGAG GTGTTATGCAAATCTCATCCGGTAGAGTTTGCTTCGTACTTCCATTACTGCCACTCTCTAACCTTTGATCAGCGGCCTGACTATGGATTCTTGAGGCGCCTATTTCGAGAGTTATTTGCTCGGGAAG GTTATACATTTGATTATGTATTTGATTGGACAATTTTAAAGTACCAGCAATCACTAAAGAGTAGAGTCCAGCCTCACATATCC CCGGTTCCTCTAGCGAGCAACGATCGAGCGATGCCCATGGATGTGGATAACCAGCAAG GGGCTGTCTCAACAGAACAAATTAAATCAGGCCATACTACTAGTTCTGGTGTTAAATTTCAGTTTAAGTCACCTGTTGGTAAAAATTTGGGTTCTGAAAATCCTCTTGGCAAGAAT ATTTTTGGTGAAGCAACTATCCCTTCTACTTCGTACGCTTTTGAAGCATCAAGAAGGAACTCTTTGAAGCCCGCGGTGTCCACTGAAGCTGCAAACCATAGACATGGGCAAGGGAGCAGTAAAATTGGTCCTTCAAGTAGTCGGATTTCATCTGTGCTGCACATAAGTTCTGCTAAATGA
- the LOC101506822 gene encoding probable lactoylglutathione lyase, chloroplastic: MASSSIRPSFSSFKLPSLFHLRSTGVRLPHNFGPKASRLLRHDSRCMRVMSSGNMSPYATQENALDWVKHDKRRMLHVVYRVGDLDKSIKFYTECLGMKVLRKRDMTEEKYTNAFLGYGPEDAHFVIELTYNYGIDTYDIGTGFGHFGVAMDDISRIVDIVRAKGGKIIREPGPVKEGSSTIAFIEDPDGYKFELLERAPSREPLCKVMLRVGDLDRSINFYEKALCMELLRTQDDPESKCTIAILGYGPEKENTVLELTYNYGVTEYDKGDAYVQVAIGTDDVYKTAEAIKLAGGKITREPGPVPGYRTKITSCVDPDGWKTVFVDNHDFRKEVE, from the exons ATGGCTTCTTCATCAATTCGTCCCTCTTTTTCTTCATTCAAGTTACCCTCTCTTTTTCATCTTCGCAGTACCG gTGTTAGATTGCCCCATAATTTTGGCCCGAAAGCATCTAGGTTGTTGAGACATGATAGTAGATGTATGAGAGTGATGTCATCTGGGAACATGTCTCCATATGCTACACAGGAAAATGCGTTAGATTGGGTGAAGCATGACAAGAGAAGAATGCTTCACGTCGTATATCGTGTCGGGGACTTGGACAAGAGCATAAA ATTTTATACAGAGTGTCTTGGAATGAAGGTGCTTAGAAAACGTGACATGACGGAGGAGAAATATACTAATGCTTTTCTTGGATATGGCCCGGAGGATGCACATTTTGTTATCGAACTAACATACA ATTATGGGATTGACACGTATGACATTGGAACCGGATTCGGCCATTTTGGCGTTGCTATGGATGAT ATTTCAAGAATTGTGGACATTGTGAGAGCTAAAGGCGGAAAAATCATTAGAGAGCCGGGTCCAGTCAAGGAAGGCAGCTCAACTATTGCGTTTATTGAAGATCCTGATGGTTATAAATTTGAACTTTTGGAAAGGGCTCCGTCGCGTGAACCCCTGTGTAAAGTAATGCTTCGGGTGGGTGATCTTGATCGATCcataaatttttatgaaaag GCTTTGTGTATGGAGCTGCTTAGAACTCAAGATGATCCAGAATCCAAG TGTACCATTGCAATACTCGGTTATGGTccagaaaaagaaaatactgTTCTGGAGTTGACTTACAACTATGGAGTCACAGAATATGATAAAGGAGATGCATATGTTCAG GTTGCAATAGGCACAGATGATGTGTACAAAACTGCAGAAGCGATTAAACTTGCCGGAGGAAAAATTACTCGTGAACCTGGACCGGTACCTGGTTACAGAACAAAAATTACATCATGTGTAGATCCCGATGGTTGGAAGACG GTTTTTGTAGATAATCATGATTTTCGTAAGGAGGTTGAGTAG
- the LOC101505962 gene encoding probable xyloglucan endotransglucosylase/hydrolase protein 26: MTIFEKLFIFFFFAIVSSIVLVDATFSKSMNITWGTQHALLQGDDLQLVLDKTSGSAAETKVPFLFGTIESRIKLVPGNSAGTVTAYYLSSTGNQHDEIDFEFLGNITGQPYIVHTNIYTQGNGSREQQFYLWFDPTANFHNYSIHWNPTEIVWYIDSIPIRVFRNYENEGIAYPNKQGMKVYTSLWNADDWATRGGLVKTNWSGAPFVAKFNRFRARACTWNGAVSINQCASNTSTNWWTSPTYKKLGFAKLGQLNWVRNNYKIYDYCLDTKRFNGQLPSECSKAQF; this comes from the exons AtgacaatttttgaaaaattgtttatttttttcttctttgctATTGTATCCAGCATTGTTCTAGTGGATGCCACTTTTAGCAAAAGCATGAACATAACATGGGGTACTCAACATGCATTACTTCAGGGTGATGATCTTCAACTTGTGTTGGATAAAACCTCag GATCTGCAGCTGAAACAAAGGTACCATTTTTATTTGGAACCATTGAATCAAGAATCAAATTGGTGCCTGGTAACTCTGCTGGAACAGTTACAGCCTACTAT CTATCATCCACAGGAAACCAACATGATGAGATAGATTTTGAGTTCTTAGGAAACATTACAGGACAACCATACATTGTTCATACAAACATATACACACAAGGAAATGGAAGTAGGGAGCAACAATTTTACCTTTGGTTTGACCCAACTGCTAATTTTCACAACTATAGTATCCATTGGAATCCCACTGAAATTGT GTGGTATATTGATAGCATACCAATTAGGGTATTCAGAAACTATGAAAATGAGGGCATTGCATACCCAAACAAGCAAGGAATGAAGGTTTATACAAGTTTATGGAATGCAGATGATTGGGCCACTAGAGGTGGACTTGTTAAAACAAATTGGAGTGGTGCACCATTTGTAGCCAAATTTAATCGTTTTAGGGCAAGAGCATGTACATGGAATGGGGCAGTGAGTATTAACCAATGTGCTTCTAATACATCTACAAATTGGTGGACTTCTCCAACTTACAAGAAATTGGGTTTTGCTAAATTGGGCCAATTGAATTGGGTTAGAAATAATTATAAGATCTATGATTATTGTCTTGATACAAAAAGATTCAATGGACAATTGCCTTCGGAATGTTCCAAGGCACAATTCTAA